Proteins from one Sulfolobales archaeon genomic window:
- a CDS encoding NAD(P)-binding protein: protein MKLKSREPEFHIIGAGLSGLSLARHLMDRGFNVRVSETRDRIGGISVLDSEVIGLIEKIGSEVDVSLQATAIRLGGSTAIVSSRGVETVSRGVVATGFRTATPIELGIVGERPSGIYPFHVALDLIISGLSPGRIIAVYGVNRYSMLMAEKLSEYGRKVYIIDPSSTEKIITRNLEVVRGKVRVLKGPHRLSEIKLDRGVLKADTLIISIFKPWNPFTELLPVGHAVLEVYNPKALLEASRLLAVNLGCEDHTYRRVKAEGGVQVFPETLTPCLRELLVIKSGGGRIEVNGKIYSISGEYSIVRISEDSGDLRVRVL from the coding sequence ATGAAATTGAAAAGTAGAGAGCCAGAGTTTCACATAATAGGAGCCGGGCTTTCAGGACTTTCTCTAGCTAGACATCTTATGGATAGAGGGTTTAATGTTAGGGTTTCAGAGACGAGAGATAGAATTGGAGGTATATCGGTCTTAGACTCCGAGGTTATAGGCCTCATCGAGAAGATAGGCTCGGAGGTTGATGTAAGTCTCCAAGCTACAGCTATTAGGCTGGGGGGTTCAACTGCTATAGTATCTAGCAGAGGTGTTGAGACTGTATCTAGAGGGGTGGTAGCTACAGGGTTTAGAACTGCTACCCCCATAGAGCTGGGTATTGTCGGGGAGAGACCTTCAGGCATATACCCGTTCCATGTAGCATTAGACCTCATAATTTCAGGTCTTTCCCCGGGGAGGATCATAGCAGTCTATGGAGTTAATAGGTATAGCATGCTAATGGCTGAGAAGCTTTCAGAATATGGTAGAAAAGTCTATATTATAGACCCAAGCTCTACTGAAAAGATAATAACAAGAAATCTAGAGGTTGTGAGGGGTAAGGTCAGAGTATTAAAAGGGCCTCATAGACTATCAGAGATTAAACTTGATAGAGGCGTGCTAAAAGCTGACACCCTGATAATATCTATATTTAAGCCTTGGAATCCGTTTACAGAACTCCTTCCAGTAGGGCATGCAGTGCTTGAGGTCTATAACCCTAAAGCCTTATTAGAGGCTAGTAGGCTTCTAGCGGTAAATCTAGGCTGCGAGGATCACACATATAGAAGAGTTAAGGCTGAAGGAGGCGTCCAAGTATTCCCAGAAACTCTTACACCATGTCTTAGAGAGCTGCTGGTGATCAAGTCAGGAGGCGGGAGAATCGAGGTTAACGGTAAAATCTATAGCATAAGTGGAGAGTATTCGATAGTTAGAATATCTGAAGACTCTGGAGATCTAAGGGTGAGAGTGCTGTGA
- a CDS encoding FGGY family carbohydrate kinase, producing the protein MKYGVVDIGGTGVKISVYNDEFRRVDHTKIRIPIKTASGDSIEHDAMRIREALFHGFRWLREREVRLAGIATYRASILAWDREGNPLTNIITWMDRRSKSIILKPLYRMLRHVPLLNRILRADSPAVRIRWLLDSNPDIRMRVERGEAYVGTLSSYIAYLLSSRYINDASNEALTGLINPRRFKRLWLVYDVLGIPRSIDPEIIDNISYIGSAEDVDVGVLIADQQASIIGSSCLTTECLKITGGTGIFVDAVTRDLIMPGKALIPLVVYRFRGETLYAIEGFTPSGGSIIEWLVGVGILGSVEDLDRVIDEARNSVVFIPSLSALDYPSRRGEATGLIYKLSHDTSRSDIVRGALEGIILVVASIIDSVERAAGRREIIRADGGLSNSISYLKLLASVCNRRIERIRGVDGTGRGVALLLAVYDGRLKIRDLEKLSDIDYVAEPGYLDLKIDTSMWREALGWGSRTS; encoded by the coding sequence GTGAAGTATGGGGTAGTTGATATCGGAGGTACAGGGGTTAAGATCAGTGTCTATAATGATGAATTTAGGAGAGTAGATCATACAAAGATAAGAATCCCAATAAAAACAGCTTCAGGAGATTCTATAGAGCATGATGCTATGAGAATTAGAGAGGCTTTATTCCACGGCTTTAGGTGGCTTAGAGAGCGTGAGGTCAGACTTGCTGGCATAGCCACCTACAGGGCTTCAATACTGGCATGGGATCGAGAGGGAAATCCTCTAACTAATATTATCACATGGATGGACAGGAGAAGTAAGAGTATAATATTAAAACCATTATATAGGATGCTCAGGCATGTACCTCTCCTAAATAGGATACTCAGAGCTGACAGCCCAGCGGTTAGGATAAGATGGCTCCTAGACTCAAATCCTGATATTAGAATGAGAGTTGAGAGGGGAGAGGCTTATGTGGGGACTTTAAGCTCATACATAGCATACTTATTGTCATCAAGGTATATTAATGACGCTTCAAACGAGGCTCTCACGGGCCTAATAAACCCTAGGAGGTTTAAGAGGTTATGGCTAGTCTATGATGTGTTAGGAATACCTAGGTCTATTGATCCTGAGATTATAGATAATATTAGCTATATAGGCTCGGCTGAGGATGTAGATGTGGGTGTTCTCATAGCAGATCAGCAGGCTTCTATAATAGGATCCTCATGTCTTACCACGGAATGCCTTAAAATTACAGGGGGTACAGGGATCTTTGTTGACGCCGTTACCAGAGATCTCATCATGCCGGGAAAGGCTCTCATACCCCTGGTTGTCTATAGGTTTAGAGGGGAGACTCTCTATGCTATAGAGGGCTTCACTCCCTCAGGAGGATCTATTATAGAGTGGCTTGTAGGAGTAGGAATTCTAGGTAGTGTCGAGGATCTAGATAGGGTTATAGATGAGGCTAGAAACAGTGTTGTTTTCATACCATCACTCTCAGCACTAGACTACCCTAGTAGGAGAGGTGAAGCTACAGGCCTCATCTACAAACTCTCACACGATACCTCACGAAGTGATATTGTTAGAGGAGCTCTCGAAGGTATTATCCTAGTAGTGGCAAGCATCATTGATTCTGTGGAGAGAGCTGCTGGGAGGAGAGAGATAATAAGAGCTGATGGAGGGTTAAGTAACAGTATCTCGTATTTAAAGCTTCTAGCATCAGTATGCAACCGTAGAATAGAGAGGATTAGAGGAGTTGACGGGACTGGGAGAGGAGTAGCACTTCTCCTAGCGGTATATGACGGGAGGCTTAAAATAAGAGATTTAGAGAAGTTAAGTGATATAGACTATGTAGCTGAGCCTGGATATCTAGATTTAAAGATTGATACTAGTATGTGGAGGGAGGCTCTGGGTTGGGGTTCGAGGACTTCCTAA
- a CDS encoding FAD-binding oxidoreductase: MGFEDFLRDVTGSLGDDIILADIDRYSRDWWPLAMLLDKLKAWSARPLAVLAPRSVYEVSYIVKKAGEHGICIIPHGGGSSVTGASAPRSECIILTLSRMSRILEFNIDDSTVTVEAGITLSELENWLNSRGYTIRHVPQSFHLATVGGCIATLCSGQYSTGYGSIEDITVNLEVVLPSGDIIWTRSITTPRSSMGPDLKHLFIGSEGAYGIVTKAVLRVLPIPRHRVEASFEISSFEKGLSIVRELIIRGLTPALARLSDDVESTIRFGRGKPVLLIVYESSYEDILDVLWGRAREIIESTGGEYVGDEPYKKWLSSRFNYEDDIKLIDSMGLWFETLDIAATWSKLPQVYRNIKKTLEKVSEGLIVMTHASHFYTTGAALYYTILYKRDPDLYWSIVEAFMKATLESGATLSHHHGVGLLKRRWLKVDPGQSMVILSSIKKALDPKNILNSNITAVQ, encoded by the coding sequence TTGGGGTTCGAGGACTTCCTAAGAGACGTCACAGGCTCTCTGGGAGATGATATCATCTTAGCCGATATTGATAGGTACTCGAGAGACTGGTGGCCTCTAGCCATGCTCCTAGATAAGCTTAAAGCTTGGAGTGCTAGACCACTAGCAGTCTTAGCTCCGAGGAGTGTTTATGAGGTCTCGTATATTGTTAAGAAGGCTGGAGAACATGGTATATGTATCATACCACATGGTGGTGGTTCCAGTGTTACTGGAGCCTCAGCTCCTAGAAGTGAATGTATCATCCTAACCTTATCTAGGATGAGTAGGATTCTAGAATTTAACATAGATGATTCAACTGTAACTGTAGAGGCCGGTATCACTCTATCAGAGCTCGAGAACTGGCTGAACTCTAGAGGTTATACTATTAGACATGTGCCGCAATCATTTCACCTAGCCACTGTTGGAGGCTGCATAGCTACTCTATGCTCTGGCCAGTACAGCACAGGCTATGGAAGTATAGAGGATATTACCGTGAACCTAGAAGTTGTACTCCCATCAGGTGATATTATATGGACTAGAAGTATTACAACTCCTAGATCATCTATGGGTCCTGACTTAAAACACCTATTCATAGGCTCTGAGGGAGCCTATGGTATAGTGACTAAGGCTGTACTCAGAGTCCTTCCAATACCTAGACACAGGGTTGAGGCATCATTTGAGATCTCAAGCTTTGAGAAGGGGCTTAGCATTGTTAGAGAGTTGATTATTAGAGGTTTAACACCCGCACTAGCAAGATTATCAGATGATGTTGAGTCTACCATTAGGTTTGGGAGAGGGAAGCCTGTGCTACTGATAGTATACGAGTCTAGCTATGAAGATATACTAGACGTGCTATGGGGTAGAGCTAGAGAGATTATAGAATCTACTGGTGGAGAATACGTCGGAGACGAGCCCTATAAGAAGTGGCTCTCCTCAAGGTTCAACTACGAGGATGATATAAAGCTAATAGATTCTATGGGACTATGGTTTGAGACTCTAGACATTGCAGCCACATGGTCTAAACTTCCACAGGTATATAGGAATATCAAGAAAACCCTAGAAAAAGTTAGTGAGGGTCTTATAGTGATGACTCACGCATCACATTTCTACACTACTGGAGCAGCACTGTACTATACAATACTTTACAAGAGAGATCCAGATCTCTACTGGAGCATAGTAGAAGCATTTATGAAAGCTACACTAGAATCTGGAGCAACACTAAGCCATCACCATGGGGTTGGGTTGCTTAAGAGAAGATGGCTAAAAGTAGATCCCGGTCAATCAATGGTGATACTAAGCAGCATAAAGAAAGCCTTAGATCCTAAGAATATATTAAACTCTAACATAACGGCAGTACAATAG
- a CDS encoding ABC transporter substrate-binding protein, whose protein sequence is MINAKAEDKTYVWGFPGTARGNLNPFTAAGIDATITGLLFSTMLFFLAPNGSLIPWAASSWEFKSSGNYTEVYFRIRDNAFWSNGKPLTADDYIFTWKTLYLPFNRTLDPLGIWRYVVSVDKIDDKTIRFTLNRNNTMVFAGISTRIAVPADVWSSIVANMSESDFSRFVVKPGDPALSVTLGPFTLEYYDPQSLIILKANPRFFMGAPKIDYFRIRIYTSTQALIPAIIKGDIDSAYFSPTDVPTVLGVPGIKVEPMPWSNNIFYLWTNNQVYPTNLKEFRIALSLAINRSALAERAGAGYGIPRYNFIPPVAESAWLSEKANGTNTMYDPNKANEILDSLGFKKGGDGIRVTPNGTRLSFELNVPSISDWLTAAQLIASDLQKIGIEVNIRLVALSTYVDIRNRGAFTLFFGSRIYSLMMVFDPAAYLFYPVFHTKSTAPIGQPTPGTNWARVSDPNLDNLIDQAMQTDDPVIYKRAIDEIQEYLHETMPIIPLYSIYDIKVYRADRIEGIQTGLQTVDTLLSIRVISAETQTPQPTQTQTATQTVTATEVATQVQTQIVTVPQQAPQQGLGTDFIILTVIVVLVIVLGLLALLRMKR, encoded by the coding sequence ATGATAAATGCGAAGGCTGAGGATAAAACCTATGTGTGGGGCTTTCCAGGTACTGCGAGAGGGAATCTCAATCCTTTCACCGCAGCTGGCATTGATGCCACTATAACAGGTCTTCTATTTTCAACAATGCTTTTCTTCCTAGCTCCCAACGGATCTCTAATACCATGGGCTGCAAGTTCATGGGAGTTTAAATCTTCTGGAAATTATACTGAAGTGTACTTCCGTATAAGAGATAATGCTTTCTGGAGCAATGGAAAACCTCTTACAGCTGATGATTATATCTTTACTTGGAAGACATTGTATCTGCCTTTCAACAGAACACTTGATCCTCTTGGGATATGGAGGTATGTTGTAAGCGTAGATAAGATCGATGATAAAACCATTAGATTCACACTAAATAGAAATAATACCATGGTATTTGCTGGAATAAGCACGAGAATAGCAGTTCCAGCAGATGTGTGGAGTAGCATAGTAGCTAATATGAGCGAGAGTGACTTCTCAAGATTCGTAGTTAAACCAGGAGACCCTGCTCTTAGCGTCACTCTAGGACCTTTCACTCTAGAATACTACGATCCTCAAAGCCTAATCATCTTAAAAGCTAATCCTAGATTCTTCATGGGAGCTCCGAAGATAGACTACTTCAGAATAAGAATCTACACATCAACACAGGCACTTATACCAGCTATAATCAAAGGAGATATAGACTCAGCATATTTCTCTCCAACAGATGTACCTACAGTACTCGGAGTGCCAGGAATCAAAGTTGAGCCTATGCCATGGTCCAACAATATATTCTATCTCTGGACGAACAATCAAGTGTATCCGACAAACTTAAAAGAATTTAGAATAGCCCTCTCCCTCGCCATCAACAGAAGTGCTCTAGCAGAGAGAGCCGGAGCAGGATATGGAATTCCAAGATATAACTTCATACCACCCGTAGCAGAGAGCGCGTGGTTGAGTGAAAAAGCTAATGGAACCAATACCATGTATGATCCTAATAAAGCGAACGAAATACTAGACTCGCTAGGGTTTAAGAAGGGTGGTGATGGGATTAGGGTGACTCCTAATGGAACCAGACTCTCCTTCGAGCTTAATGTACCTTCTATAAGCGACTGGCTTACGGCGGCTCAGCTTATTGCATCAGATCTTCAGAAGATAGGTATTGAGGTTAATATAAGACTTGTAGCTCTCTCGACATATGTTGATATAAGAAATAGAGGTGCCTTCACGCTATTCTTCGGATCAAGAATATACAGTCTAATGATGGTTTTCGACCCCGCAGCATACCTATTCTATCCTGTCTTCCACACGAAATCCACAGCACCTATAGGTCAGCCGACGCCTGGGACTAACTGGGCTAGGGTTTCTGACCCTAATCTAGATAATCTCATAGATCAAGCCATGCAAACAGATGATCCAGTGATCTATAAGAGGGCTATAGATGAGATCCAAGAATATTTGCATGAGACAATGCCTATAATACCTCTCTACAGCATATATGATATCAAAGTCTATAGAGCAGATAGAATAGAAGGAATACAAACAGGACTTCAAACAGTAGACACACTACTATCTATTAGAGTGATATCAGCCGAGACACAGACACCACAACCTACACAGACACAAACAGCTACACAGACAGTGACAGCTACAGAAGTGGCAACCCAGGTTCAGACGCAGATAGTGACTGTTCCTCAGCAGGCTCCTCAGCAGGGCCTTGGAACTGATTTCATAATTCTCACAGTGATAGTAGTGCTCGTTATAGTTCTAGGATTATTAGCGCTCTTGAGGATGAAAAGGTAA